One stretch of Arachis duranensis cultivar V14167 chromosome 1, aradu.V14167.gnm2.J7QH, whole genome shotgun sequence DNA includes these proteins:
- the LOC127748552 gene encoding cytochrome c oxidase subunit 3: MIESQRHSYHLVDPSPWPISGSLGALATTVGGVMYMHSFQGGATLLSLGLLFILYTMFVWWRDVLRESTLEGHHTKVVQLGPRYGSIPFIVSEVMFLFAFFRASSHSSLAPTVEIGGIWPPKGIEVLDPREIPFLNTPILLSSGAAVTWAHHAILAGKEKRAVYALVATVSLALVFTGFQGMEYYQAPFTISDSIYGSTFFLATGFHGFHVIIGTLFLIICGIRQYLGHLTKEHHVGFEAAAWYWHFVDVVRLFLFVSIYWWGGI; the protein is encoded by the coding sequence ATGATTGAATCTCAGAGGCATTCTTATCATTTGGTAGATCCAAGTCCATGGCCGATTTCGGGTTCACTCGGAGCTTTGGCAACCACCGTAGGAGGTGTGATGTACATGCACTCATTTCAAGGGGGTGCAACACTTCTAAGTTTGGGCCTTCTATTTATCCTATATACCATGTTTGTATGGTGGCGCGATGTTCTACGTGAATCCACGTTGGAAGGACATCATACCAAAGTCGTACAATTAGGACCTCGATATGGTTCTATTCCGTTCATCGTATCGGAGGTTATGttcctttttgctttttttcgggcttcttctcattcttctttggCACCTACGGTAGAGATCGGAGGTATTTGGCCCCCAAAAGGGATTGAGGTTTTAGATCCTCGGGAAATCCCCTTTCTTAATACCCCTATTCTCCTTTCATCCGGAGCAGCCGTAACTTGGGCTCATCATGCTATACTCGCGGGGAAGGAAAAACGAGCAGTTTACGCTTTAGTAGCTACCGTTTCACTGGCTCTAGTATTCACTGGCTTTCAAGGAATGGAATATTATCAAGCACCCTTCACTATTTCAGATAGTATTTATGGTTCTACCTTTTTCTTAGCAACTGGCTTTCATGGTTTTCATGTGATTATAGGTACTCTTTTCTTGATCATATGTGGTATTCGCCAATATCTTGGTCATCTGACCAAGGAGCATCACGTTGGCTTTGAAGCAGCTGCATGGTACTGGCATTTTGTAGACGTGGTTCGGTTATTCCTATTTGTCTCTATCTATTGGTGGGGAGGTATATGA